The genomic region TCGGCCGTCTCGTTGCCGCGGGCCTCCAGCGCCGGCGCCGCCGCCACCGTCTCGAAGAGGATCTCCGCCTCCGGCGCCGTCTGCCGCATGTCGGGCAGCACCCGCTCTTCTGCGAAGGCCGCGATCCGCCGCGCGAGCGCGTCCGGATCGCTTCCGGGCAGCGGCCGGTATTCCCACAGCAGCTCGGCCCGGCCCGCGACGATGTTGACCGCTTCCCCGCCGCGGATCTCGCCGAGATTGACGGTGGTGTGCGGCGGATCGAAGCGCCCGTCGCGCTCCTCGCGGGCGAGCCGTGCCGCCTCCTCCTCGATGGCGCGCGCGATGCGGGCCAGCGCCGCGATGGCGTTCGCACCGGCCGCCGGCGTGCTCGAATGCGCCGGGCGCCCGCGGACCACGGTGCGCAGCACGCGGATGCCCTTGTGGGCGGTGACGACGCGCATGTCCGTCGGCTCGCCGATGAGCACGAGCTCGGCGCGCACATCCGCCTCCTTGAGGTGCCGCACGAGGGGGCCCACGCCGGCGCAGCCCACCTCCTCGTCGTAGCTGAAGGCCAGATGGATGGGACGCGCGAGCGGCGCCGCCGCCATCTCGGGCGCCAGCGCCAGCACCACCCCCAGAAAGCCCTTCATGTCGCTCGCCCCGCGGCCGTGGAGGCGGCCGTCGGCGATCCAGGGATCGAAGGGGTCATGGGACCAGTCCTGCCCGGTCACGGGCACGACGTCGGTGTGGCCGGAGAACACGACGCCGCCGGGCGCCTCGGGGCCGATGCTGGCGAGCAGATTGGCCTTCGTGCCCTCCGCGTTCGGAAACCGCCGGCAGCGGAAGCCGAGCGCCGCAAGCGACTCCTCCACCTCGGCGATCAGCGCGAGATTGCCGGCGCTGGAGACCGTGGGATGCCGGATGAGCCGGCAGGCCCAGTCCACGGCCCTGTCCAGATCGGTGCGTCCGGCGGCGTCCGGCTCCGTGCTCATGCCCGTCTCCCTTGCGCGCCCGTTTTCGCCGAAGGCGCCGGACCCGTCAATCGCCCGCACCGGCCCGCCGCGACAGGTTCTCGAGAACGGCGAGCGCTTCGTCCGCGCGGTCCGCGGGCACGAAGACGTAGTCGTGATGAAAGCCCGCCACGACATTGGCGGGGATGCCGGCTTCGGCCAGCGCCGCCGCCACCGCCGCCGTCAGCCCCACGGCCTCGAGATCGGAGTGGACGGCAAGCGTGATCCGCCGGCAGGCGAAGCGATGGCGCCAGCCGCGGCGAACCGCCTCGTCACGCGGCACCACGACGGTCCAACCCTCCGCCTCACTCACGACGACGACGGCATCCGCGGGCGGCGGATCCGGCCGCGCGGGATGGCTCGTGAACACGAACTCGGTCTCCTCAAGCTGCGGGGAAAGCCCCGCGAGCAGCGCGCGCAACGTCTCGCCCTCGACCATGAGCCCTTCTCCCCTGCCGTGACCGGCGCTTCAGCCTGCCCGCTGCGGCCGGACGGGACAACCGAAAACGACTCGCAACGGTCCCGCCGGCGATGCTACACTTCTTCCCCTCGGGCGGAGCCGCCCGGAAGCGGAGCCCGACTCCGTAGGGCGGCATCCGCCGGCCTGGACCGGGGAGGAAGACCATGCCGAAGGTGAACTGGCCGCGGCTGCTGCTGGCCGCTCTCGTGCTCTATGTCGTGTTCTTCGCCCTCTACACCGTCACCGACACCATGGTGATCGCGCGGCTGGGCGAGGGCATGAAGACGGTGATGCGCCCGGGGCTCGAGGGCAGCGTCTTCGGGATCTACCAGATGATCGCCTATGCGGTGATGACGGTGATCTTCGCGCTCATCTTCACCTATGGGCGCGAGGGCCGGGGCCCCGGCGAAGGCGCGCGCTACGGTCTGCTGATGGGGCTGCTGCTCGGCGCCGTCGACTTCGTGTGGACGATCGGCCTGCCCCTTGATCCCGTGCTGGCGTTCCTCGCCTTTGCGCGCGACATCGTCATCTTCGTGATCGCAGGCGCGGTGCTCGCCTTTCTCTACCGCCCGGCATCGGCCGCAGGCGCGGCGGACGCGGGCGGAGCGGCATGAGGAGGGCGCATTCCGTCGCTCTGCTCGCCGCTCTTTTGCTTCTTGCGGGCGGGGCGGCATCGGCCGCGACCCTGTGGGTCGGCGCCAAGGAGGACGACCGGCTGGTGGCGATCGATCTCGCCTCGGGCGAGATCCGCGCGCGCCTGCCGACGGGCGCGGGGCCGCACGAGGTCGCCGTCTCGCCGGACGGCCGCAGGGTCGCCGTCGTCGCCTATGGCCGCCGCGGCGCACCGGCCGAGACCCCGCGCGACATCGTCGACGTCTTCGATGCGGCGACGAGCGCGCATCCTGCGCGCATCCCGCTCGCCCCCTACGGCAGCCCCCACGGCATCGCGTGGATGGATGACGGCCGGCACCTGCTGGTGACCGCCGAGCGCGACCGCCGCCTGCTCATCGTCGATGCCGCGTCGCGCACGGTCGCGGATGCGGTCGACACGGGCGCCGCCGGATCGCATCTGCTCGCCCGCGATCCCCGGCGTCCCCGGGCCTATGTGACGAGTCTGGGCGACGGCGTCGTCTCGGTGATCGACCTTGAGGCGCGCCGGCTCGTCAAGACCGTGCCGTCGGGCCGGCAGGCCGAAGGGGTGGCGGTCACCCCGGACGGCGAAGAGCTCTGGGTGACGAACCGGGCCGAGGACACGGTCGCCGTCTTCGCCCTGCCGGGGGTGACCCGCCTCGCCACCATCACGAGCGCCGGCGTACCCATCCGCGTCGCCTTCTCGCCCGACGGACGGCTTGCGGCGGTGAGCAACGCCCGCGCGGGCACCGTCGTCCTCTTCGACCGCGCGACGCGCAGGCCGCTGCGGACCATCGGCTTCAAGACCGGCGATGTGCCGCCTCTTCCCGTCGGCCTGCTGTTCCATCCGGACGGCGGGCGGCTCTATGTCGCGCTGACGGGGCCGGGCGAGATCGCGGAGGTCGCGGTGGCGGACGGGCGCATCCTGCGCCGGTTCGCGGCCGGAGCCGGGGCCGACGGCATGGCGATCAGCCCGCTCGCCTTCTCCGGGACATGACGGCGGCGGGTGACAGCCGCCCCGCCCGCCGCTAACCTTGGCATCGGTTCAGGGAGCGGCTTGCGGGAAAGGAGAGCCGGGCAGGCATGTGGAAGCGGATCCTCGCCGGACTGGCCGTCGTCGTCCTCGTCGCCCTAGGCGTCCTCGGATACATCGCCTGGACGCCGAAGCCCGCGCTCGACTGGCGGGACCTCGAGCAGCGGACGGCCGGCTACGAGGTCGAGATCATCCGCGATTCCTTCGGCGTTCCCCACATCTACGGCAGGCGCGACGAGGATGTGGCCTTCGGGCTCGCCTACGCCCACGCCGAGGACGACTGGCCGACCATCGAAAGCGTGATCCTGCTTGCCAAGGGACGGATGGCGCTGCGCGACGGCCTGAAGGGCGCGACCACCGACTATCTGCTGCGGCTGTTCCGGGTGCGCGAGATCGTCGCGCGGGACTACGAGACGCGGCTGTCCGCGAAGATGCGGGCGGTGCTTCAGGCCTATGCCGACGGGCTCAATCTGTGGGCGGCGCGGCATCCGGACGAGGCCCGCTCCATAGCCCTTCCCGTCACGGGCGAGGACGTCGTCGCGGGCTTCCTGTTCCGCACCCCCTTCTTCTACGGCCTGGAGCGCACGCTCACCGCCCTTGCCCGCGGCGCCGAGGAGGACCGGCCGCCGACCGGCGCGCTTCCCGAAGCATTGCCGCTGCCGCGCGATGAGGCGGCTCCCGCCCCGCCTGCCTCCCGGGTCGCGCCGGGCGGGCCGCGCGCCGCCACGGGGATCCTGCGCCGCCTTGCGGGCATGGACCCGGCCGATGCGGGTGCGCTCGCGGCGGCGGGCCGGCGGCTGCTGCATCTCTCGGCCGGCTTCGCGCCGGGCTCGAACGCGGTGGCGGTGGCGCCCCGGCGTTCGGCGGACGGCCACACCCGCCTGCTCGTCAACTCCCACCAGCCCTACACCGGGCCGGTCGCCTGGTACGAGGTGCGGCTGCATTCGGACGAGGGCTGGGACATCGCCGGCGGCATCTTTCCCGGCTCGCCGGTGGTGCTGCACGGCGCGAACGCCCGTCTCGGCTGGGCGCACACCGTCAACGAACCCGATCTCATCGACAGCTATCTGCTCGTCGTCGACGATCCCGAGAACCCGCAGCGCTATCGCTTCGCCGGCGCGTGGCGGGCGTTCGAACGCGGCACGGCGCGCATCCGCATCCGCCTGTTCGGGCCCTTCTCCTGGGAGGTGGAGCGGCCGCTGCTGTGGTCCGTCCACGGCCCGGTGATCCGCACGCCGAGAGGCTGGGTCGCGATCCGCCACGCGGGTGCGGACGACATCCGCGCCGTCGAGCAGTGGTACCGGATGGACAAGGCCACCGATCTCGACTCCTGGATGGCGGCGATGGCGATGAACGCGATCCCCAGCCTCAACACCGTCTACGCCGACGCAGACGGCCACATCGCCTTCGTCTACAACGCGAAGATCCCCGACCGCCGCCCCGGCCTCGACTATCACGGCCTGTGGCTGCCGGGCGATGATCCCGCCTATCTGTGGAATGGCTATCTGCCGTTCTCGGCCGTGCCCAAGCTCGTCGATCCGCCCGCCGGCTTCATCATCTCGGCCAATGCCGACCCGCGCCACGTGACGGCGGACGGAGACAATCTGCCGGACGAGGCCTTCGCGCGGCTGCCCGGCGTCGAGGACCATCTCACCAACCGGGCGATGCGCGCGCTCGCGCTCTACGGCGGCGACGAATCCATCACCGACGACGAGTTCGTCGCCTACAAGTTCGACAAGAGCTACGATCCGCGCTCCAGCTTCTGGCGCTTCGTGCGGGCGGTGGAGGCGGTGGACCCGGCCGGCGACCCGCTGCTCGAGCAGGCGAAGACGCTGGTCGGCTCCTGGAGCGGGCGGGCGGAGCTGGGCGAGCGCGCCACGGCCCTCGTCGTGCTGGGGGCGCTGAAGGCGGGAGCCGGCTTCCGCTTCACGGGCTGGAAGCGGCCGGTACGCGACGCCCTCGCCGAAGCGGCCCGGGAGCTGATGGCCGCCCACGGCCGCCTGGACGTGCCCTGGGGCGAGATCCAGCGCCTGCGTCGCGGCGAGGTGGATCTGCCGCTGGCCGGCGGCCCGGATGCGCTGCGCGCCGTCTATGCCGGCGATCATTTCGGCGCGGACGGGCGGCTCACCGCCGTCGGCGGCGACAGCTACATCATGGTGGTGGACTGGGACGGGGCCGGAAGGCTGATGCCGCTGCGGACCGTCCACCAGTTCGGCGCCGCGACGAGCCGCCCGGACTCCCCGCATTACGCCGACCAGACGGCGCCGTTTGCGGCCGAGCGGTTCAAGATCCTGCCGTGGGCACGCGAGGCGCTGCTGGCCGAGCCGGCCGCGGTGCGCGAAAATCCCCTTGCAGACGCTGCGGCCGCGGCGGCGGAGGGAGACGGGCGGCCATGACGGCGGGCGGCAAGTCTCCTCCCTCGCGCGGTGCCGGCCGGCCGGATGGTGCGGACGGCGGGCGGGTGGTGCCGGGCCCGGGTCGGATCCGGCGCCGGGATGTCGTGGCGAGCCGGCTCCACGCGGCGGTCGATTCCATGCTTTCCTCGCTCGAGGCGGCCGCCGACTGCGCGGAGGCCGCGCGCGCGCTGCGCGAAGAGGGGCTGAAGCCGGCCGAGCGGCTGGCCCGCTTCGCCGGGGTGCTGGAGAGTCTCGCGGCCGATCTGATCGGCGAATGCGCCCGCGCCTTCCGCCAGGCCTGCGCCGAGCAGCGGTTTGCGCCGGAGGAACTCGCCGATCTCGAGGCCGCGCTCAAGGGGCGCATCCTCGGCTACTTCCGCATGCTGCTCCGCGCCCATGGCGGCAATCTGCTCGAGGGCCTTTCACCCGACGAGGCGGCCGGCCTTCTCGCCGCGGCCGAAGACGCGCTCGCGGCCCGGCTGGGCGGGCAGAGCGCCGACGAATAGGCGGGCGGAAGGCGATCCGCGCTCAGGCCGGTTCCGCGGGGTCGGGCACGTGGGTGTGGGCGATCAGCATGTCCACGCGCGCACCCGTCTGCGACAGCGGCATGACCAGCACCGAATAGACCAGATACTCCTTGCGCGCCCATCGAAGCGGCAGGTCGAGGCACATGTAGGGGCGCCGCGTCCGGATCGCCCAGCGGAACCGCTCGATCATGGGCTCCGAACCGGGCATGGTGGAAAAGTCGCGGCCGTGTTCCGGATGCCCATGGGCGCGCGCGATGTCCGCCCCCGCAAGGCGGACGACGAAGCGCCCCTCCGGCGTGATGTCCATGAGCCCGATCCCCTTGAGATGCCGGCCCATGGACGCGGGACTGAACTCGCTCCGGCGCGGCAGCCGCGCCGTGCGGTTGAAAATGTCGAACCACCAGCGCTGCAGCAGCCGCCCTCCTTCCCACGGCACCTCCGTCGCCTCATCCACGGGAATGAGGGCATCAAGACCCGGATCGGGCGGGGGCCATTCTCCCGGCATCGATGTCCCCTTCGCACCTCGTGCCGGCCGCTCCTCGAAGCAACGCGGCGATCCTCCGGCCTCCCGCCTTCCGGTTGTCATTCTAGCATATTCCCCCACGACGCGCGAATCCCGCCGGCTCCTCAGGCGGGATTGGCCGCCGTCTGCCGCCTCGGCATGTCCTGCGCCGGATCACGGCGCGAAACCGGCCGGCGGCAACGTCACCCCTCGCACCGGTGCTCTGCCCTGCCGCCTGCTGGATCCGCCGGTCAAGCCGGCGGATGACGAAGAAAGGGATGGATCCGCCGAACGAGCCGGCAGGTGACGCCCTCCCCAACACGTCGTTCGCCGGCCTGACCGGCGAACCCATCGGGCGGGGACGGCAGCTCCGACGGCGGTAATCGGCCCCGCCGTCTGCTGGACCCGCCGATCAAGTCGGCGGGTGACGTGGGAAAAAGGGCGCCTGCGGGTGACGCACTCCCAATCGCGTCGTTCGCCGACTTGATCGGCGAACCCATCGGGCAGGGACGGCAGCTCCGACGGCGGCAATTGGCCCCGCCGTCTGCTGGACCCGCCGATCAAGTCGGCGGGTGACGAGGAAAAAATCGAGCCGGCGGGTGACGTTCGGGAGGGGACGACGGCGGGTGACGCACTCCCAATCGCGTCGTTCGCCGGCTTGACCGGCGAACCCATCGGGCGGGGACGGCAGCTCCGACGGCGGTAATCGGCCCCACCGGCGGCTGGACCCGCCGATCAAGTCGGCGGGTGACGAGGAAAAAATCGAGCCGGCGGGTGACGTGGGCGAAAGGGCGCCTGCGGGTGACGCACTCCCAATCGCGTCGTTCGCCGGCCTGACCGGCGAACCCATCGGGCGGGGACACAATTCCCGACACCGGGGGTTGGCTCTGCCTCCTGCCGGATCCGCCGGTCAAGCCGGCGGATGACGAAGGAAGAGGGAGCAGGTGGGTGACGACGAGGGGCGGCCGGATCCGCCGATCAAGCCGGCGGGTGACGATGGGTAGGGCGCACTGGCGGGTGGCCCTCTCCTCTCGCGTCGTTCGCCGGCCTGACCGGCGAACCCATCGGGCGGGGACACAATTCCCGACACCGGGGGTTGGCTCTGCCTCCTGCCGGATCCGCCGGTCAAGCCGGCGTGGGACAGGCAAGCGGACCGGCCGATCGACGCCGGAAAGCCCGGCCGCTCAGCCCGCCGGCGCCTGGCGGATGCGGGGCAGGAGCTCCGCGAAATTGCAGGGCCGGCAGCGGCAGTCGAGCTGCCACTTGAGGATGCCCTCCCAGGCGTCCCGGCAGGCGCCGGGGCTGCCGGGCAGCGCGAACACGAGGGTGCCGCGGGCGAGCCCCGCAAGCGCCCGCGACTGCACCGTGGCCGGCCCGATGCTGCGGTAGGACAGCATCCGGAACAGCTCGCCGAAGCCGGGGATCGGCTTGTCGAAGAGCGGCTCCAGCACCTCGGGCGTGACGTCGCGCAGGGTGATCCCCGTGCCGCCCGTGGTGATGACCACGTCGACATCTTCGTCGGCAAGCCAGCGGCGCACCGCCGTCTCGATCTCCGCGGGTTCGTCACGCACGATGCGCCGGTCGACGAGGCGGTGTCCGGCCGCACGCACCGCCTCGGCCAGCCAGGCCCCCGAGCGGTCGCTCGTCTGATCGCGGGTGTCCGAGATCGTCAGCACCGCGATCCCGAGGGGCGTGAAGGCGATGCCGTCATCAAGCCGCGGCGTCACGGGTTCCAGCACCGGGTCCGTTCCTTCCCGTCACCTTGCACCGGCCGCCGCCGCGCCCGCGTCGGCCAGAGCCGGCGTCTTCTCTTCGTCCAGCGGCTCATAGACCGGCCAGGCGCCCGAGGCCAGGGCATCGAGGCTGGGCACCTCCTGGCCGAGCTGCAGCCGATAGAGCCAGAGGTTGGCGAGCACCCGCTCGATGTAGTCGCGGGTCTCGGCGATCGGGATCGCCTCGATGAACATCAGGGGATCCTCGCCGGTCTGCAGGGTCCGCCGCCAGCGCTGGAGATTGCCGGGGCCAGCGTTGTAGGCGGCGGCGAGCAGCACGAGGCTGCGGCCCACCGGTTCGAGATCGAGCAGATAGGTGATGTACTGCTGGCCGACGGCCATGTTGAAGGCCGGATCGTAGAGCCGGCTGCGCTGCCAGCGCAGGCTGCGGTCGCCTGTCACATAGCTGGCGGTGGCCGGCATCACCTGCATCAGGCCCGATGCCCCGACGCGCGAGCGGGCCTTCGTGCGGAACTTGGATTCCTGGCGCATGAAGGCGAACAGCAGCGCGCGGTCCACCTTGAAGCCGCCTTCGGGCTCCCAGTCCGGCAGCGGATAGCGCATCGCGGCGGTCACCGTCTCGTCGGAGAGCAGCCGGGTGAGCGCAAGCTGGCTTGCCGGAAGCTTCAGCGCCGAGGCGAGCGCGGCGAGCGCCGGCCAGTCGGCATCCTCGCTGCGCGCGAGCAGCAGACGCATCTCCTCGTCGGCCTTGTGCGCCTCGCCCACCTCGGCGAGCGCGAGGATCCGGCGCACGGCCGCCCGTTCCATGAGCCGGTCGAGACTGGCCGGATCGAGCCCGGGGCGGCGCCAGTCGAACGCGAGGGGATCGCCGAGAAGACGCAGGGCGATGAGGCCGTAGAAGCTTTCGCGCTGGCGCGCCGCGCGCCGCAGCATCGCGGCCGCCCGCCCGCTCTCGCCCAGACGCCAGGCCGCCCTTGCCGCCCAGAAGGCGGCGGCCGCCCGCTCGCCCGGGCTTCCCGCCTCCGCCGCCAGACGGAAGAGCGCGTCGGCCATCTCCATGCGGCCGAGCCGGAAGGCCGCAAGCCCGCCGTACCAGCCGAGATCATGGGCGATCGCCGGTGCCGACTCCTCGCGGCCGATGTCGGCGAGCGCCAGCGCCTTCCCGTCGTCGCCGGCAAGGAAGTAGGCCTTGGCGAGAAGGCCGAAGGCCGCGGCGATCTCATCGGGGCCGAGCAGCCCGGTGCGCAGCATCGCCCAGCTGTAGCGCTCCGCATGCTCGAGATGCCGGCGGCGGATCTCGCGGGCGAGCCTGCCGAAGAATGCCCGCACCTCCCGCTCCTCCTGCGCCGCGCGCGGCGGGCGCGGCGGGCCCGCCGGGCCGTCCCCGTCCGCGGCCTCCGGCTCCGCCGGCCGGAAGGGAAGCGCCGCCGACGGCGGGCGCGGCGGCCGCGCGTTGCGGCCGCCCCGGCGCAGCGCCAGCCGGTAGACGGCCTCCGCGCCCGGATGATCGCGGTAGTGCCTGAGCCAGTCTCTGAGCTCCGCATAGCGCGCGCGATAGGCCGTCGGATGCATGAGCCGCTGGTGGAGCACATGGCCCATGAGGATCCGGTCATCGAGCTGCCTGATCAGGCGATCGGCCTCGTGCCAGCGGCCGGCGCGCTGCAGCGCGAAGATCTCGCGGTAGCGCGCGACATCCGCATCCGAAAGCACCCGCGGCAGGCTCACCTCCGGCAGCTCGGCGGCGATCTCGGCCGCCTCCTCGCCCTGATCGTCGTCCCGTCCGGCAACTTGCGCGGAATCCGCGGCCGGATCCGCGTCCGGCTGCGCCGCCGTCTGATCCAAGATCTCCCCGGCAGGCGACGAAGACGGCGGCGGTTGGAGGCGGGCATCCTTCGCCGCGGCCTCCTGCGCGCACGCGGGCGCGATGCCCCCGGCCGCGCCGGCGCAAGCCGCGGCAAGAAGCGCCGCGATGATCCCTCCCCGCGCGATGACGCCCATCCGGACCGTCCGTCTCCCTGCCTGCGTCACGTGATGCCGAGCTCGGCCATCCTGTCCTTGAGCGCGAGCAGATCGCGCCAGAACAGCGCCTTCGCCTGCGGCTGGCGCAGAAGATAGGCCGGATGGAAGAGCGCAAGCAAGGGAATGGGCCCGAGCTCCGGGTCCTCGTAGGTGAACCAGCGGCCTCTGAGCCGCATCACGCCCTCGCCGCGCTCCAGCAGCAGCTGCGCGGCGGTTCCGCCGAGGGTGACGATGATCTTCGGCCGCTTGAGGGTGATGTGCCGGCGCACGAAGGGCAGGCAGGCGGCGGTCTCCACCGGCGTCGGCTTGCGGTTGCCGGGCGGACGCCAGAACAGCACGTTCGTGATGTAGAAGTTGCGCGCGCGCGCGAGCCCGATCCAGGCGATCATGCGGTCGAGCAGCCGGCCGCTGGCGCCGACGAAGGGCAGGCCCTGCTGGTCCTCCTCCGCCCCCGGCGCCTCGCCGATCGCCATCACCGGGGCGTCGCGCGCGCCGTCGGCGAAGACGGTGCTGATCGCCGTGCGCTTCAGGGCGCAGCCCTCGAAGGCGCGCACCGCCGCCTCGAGCGCGTCGAGATCCGCGCAGGCCGCCGCAAGGCGCGCGGCCTCGTCTCCGCCCAGATCGAGACCCGCCTCGATCCCCGTCCGGCGCGGCGGCACGGCAGGCCGCTCGCGGGATGGCCGCACCGCCGGGGCGGGCGCATGCGCCCGGCGCGCCGGAGGCTCCGGCCGCGGCCGCGGCACCGGCCCCAGCGCGAAGCTCTCGCCCGGCGAGGGCGCCGTCGCCGCATCCACGCCCTGTTCGAGATGCCAGGCGAGCAGCGTTTCCACCGCCTGCACGAGCCGCGGGTCCGGGCCCGCGGCGCCCTCTGCCGTCATCGCCATCCTCTCCAAACCGGGCAGCCCGCCGGACGCCATGGCTTCCTGATAGCATTTGACCCCCCGTCGCCGCCAAGGGCATAAGCGAAAGAAACGATGCGCGGTCCGGGGAGGCGACGCGCAAGGGGCGCCGGCCGATCTCGGCCGGCCGCTCCGTGGGGCACAGGAAGGATGGTGCGGGATGACGCGCGAATCGATGGATTTCGACGTCGTGATCGTGGGCGCCGGACCGGCGGGGCTGGCGGCGGCGATCCGCCTCAAGCAGCTGGCGGACGAGGCGGGCCGCGAGCTTGCGGTGTGCGTCATCGAGAAGGGCTCGGAGGTGGGCGCCCACATCCTATCGGGCGCCGTCGTCGATCCCGTCGGCCTCGACCGGCTGATCCCGGACTGGCGCGAGCGGCCGGACTGTCCGCTCAAGGTCGCGGTCTCCCGCACGGAGCACTGGTTCCTCGGCGAGCGCGGCTCGTTTTCGATGCCGCATTTCCTGCTGCCGCCGATGATGTCGAACCGCGGCTGCTACACCGGCTCGCTCGGCAATCTCTGCCGCTGGCTGGCGGGCATCGCGGAGTCGATGGGGGTCGAGGTCTATGCGGGCTTTGCGGCCGCCGAGGTGCTCTTCGACGATGAGGGCCGGGTCACCGGTGTGGCGACCGGCGACATGGGCCTGTCCCGCCGCGGCGAGAAGAAGCCGACCTATACGCCGGGCGTGGAGCTGAAGGCCCGCTATACCCTGTTCGCCGAAGGCGTGCGCGGCTCGCTGTCGAAGATGCTGATCCGCCGCTTCAAGCTGCGCGAGGGCCGGGATCCCCAGACCTACGCCATCGGTCTGAAGGAGCTGTGGGAAATTCCGCCCGAAAAGCATCGCGAGGGCCTCGTCATCCACACCCAGGGCTGGCCGCTCAAGGATGTCGCCGGCGGCGGCTTCATCTATCACCAGGAGAACAACCAGCTTGCGATCGGCTTCGTGGTCGCGCTGGACTACGAGAACCCGCATCTTTCGCCCTTCGACGAGTTCCAGCGCTTCAAGACGCATCCCAGGGTGCGCGCGATGCTGGAGGGCGGCCGGCGCATCGCCTATGGCGCGCGCGCCATCAACGAGGGCGGCTTCCAGTCGATCCCGAAGCTGGTCTTTCCCGGCGGGGCGCTGATCGGCTGCGCGGCCGGCTTCGTCAACGTCCCGCGGATCAAGGGCTCGCACAACGCGATGCTGACCGGGATGCTGGCGGCCGAGGCCGCCTTCGCGGCGATCGCGGAAGGGCGCGCCCATGACGAGCTTGCGGCCTACCCGGCCGCGCTGGAGCGCTCGCCGGTGTGGAAGGAGCTGAAGGCGGTGCGCAACGCCCGGCCCGCGCTGGAGCGCTTCGGGACCTGGGGCGGCACGCTCTATGCCGGCCTCGAGCTGTGGCTGCACGCGCTGGGGCTGGGCTTTCTCGTGCCGTGGACCTTCCACCACCGCGGCGAGGACCATGCGAAGACGGGCCGCGCCAGCGAGCACGAGCCCATCGCCTATCCGAAGCCCGACGGGGTGATCACCTTCGACAAGCTGTCCAGCGTCTTCCTGTCGAACACCAATCACGAGGAGGACCAGCCGATTCACCTCCAGCTCAAGGATCCGGAACGGCCCGTGACGGTGAACTGGCCCGAATTCGCGGCACCCGAGGAACGCTACTGTCCGGCCGGCGTCTACGAGATCATCGGCAAGGAGGAGGGCCGGCCCCGGCTGCAGATCAACGCCCAGAACTGCGTCCACTGCAAGACCTGCGACATCAAGGACGTGACGCAGAACATCAACTGGGTCGTTCCCGAGGGCGGCGGCGGCCCGAACTACCCGAACATGTAGGCGGAGGACGGGAATGGCCCGGGCCGGTTGCGAGGACGGCGCAGCCCCGCCTGCCGCATCGGCGGGCGGCGGACGCCGTGCCGGCCGGCGGGCGGCCGGCGCGCGGCCTCTGCTCGCGGCGGGGCTGCTGCTTGCGCTGCTCGCCGCCTGCAGCCACGCGCCGCGGCACGCCGCCGTCACCCCCGACCCGCTGGCGAGCTATGTGAAGGCACGCATGGCGGAAAGGCTCGCCGCGCCGGGTGCCGGCACGCTGTTCCTGCAGGCGGCGGCCGGCGGGCTCGACGACGAGCGCGTGCGCCAATCCGCCCTGTTCCACCTCATCCTCGAAGGCCGCATGGGCGAGGCCGAGCGTCTCGCCCGGGCGATGCCGGGCGCAGACGAGGGCGACGACCTGCCGCGCCTGATCGTGGTGCTGGCGCATCTGCGCGCGGGCGAGGGAGCGGCCGCGCTTGCGGCCATC from Rhodothalassiaceae bacterium harbors:
- a CDS encoding acetylornithine deacetylase, encoding MSTEPDAAGRTDLDRAVDWACRLIRHPTVSSAGNLALIAEVEESLAALGFRCRRFPNAEGTKANLLASIGPEAPGGVVFSGHTDVVPVTGQDWSHDPFDPWIADGRLHGRGASDMKGFLGVVLALAPEMAAAPLARPIHLAFSYDEEVGCAGVGPLVRHLKEADVRAELVLIGEPTDMRVVTAHKGIRVLRTVVRGRPAHSSTPAAGANAIAALARIARAIEEEAARLAREERDGRFDPPHTTVNLGEIRGGEAVNIVAGRAELLWEYRPLPGSDPDALARRIAAFAEERVLPDMRQTAPEAEILFETVAAAPALEARGNETAEELLRGILGANRSHAVSFTTEAGLFQRIAGLPAIVCGPGSIDQAHRPDEWVALDQLARAIRLVRALIRRVSGQA
- a CDS encoding molybdenum cofactor biosynthesis protein B; protein product: MLEPVTPRLDDGIAFTPLGIAVLTISDTRDQTSDRSGAWLAEAVRAAGHRLVDRRIVRDEPAEIETAVRRWLADEDVDVVITTGGTGITLRDVTPEVLEPLFDKPIPGFGELFRMLSYRSIGPATVQSRALAGLARGTLVFALPGSPGACRDAWEGILKWQLDCRCRPCNFAELLPRIRQAPAG
- a CDS encoding lytic transglycosylase codes for the protein MGVIARGGIIAALLAAACAGAAGGIAPACAQEAAAKDARLQPPPSSSPAGEILDQTAAQPDADPAADSAQVAGRDDDQGEEAAEIAAELPEVSLPRVLSDADVARYREIFALQRAGRWHEADRLIRQLDDRILMGHVLHQRLMHPTAYRARYAELRDWLRHYRDHPGAEAVYRLALRRGGRNARPPRPPSAALPFRPAEPEAADGDGPAGPPRPPRAAQEEREVRAFFGRLAREIRRRHLEHAERYSWAMLRTGLLGPDEIAAAFGLLAKAYFLAGDDGKALALADIGREESAPAIAHDLGWYGGLAAFRLGRMEMADALFRLAAEAGSPGERAAAAFWAARAAWRLGESGRAAAMLRRAARQRESFYGLIALRLLGDPLAFDWRRPGLDPASLDRLMERAAVRRILALAEVGEAHKADEEMRLLLARSEDADWPALAALASALKLPASQLALTRLLSDETVTAAMRYPLPDWEPEGGFKVDRALLFAFMRQESKFRTKARSRVGASGLMQVMPATASYVTGDRSLRWQRSRLYDPAFNMAVGQQYITYLLDLEPVGRSLVLLAAAYNAGPGNLQRWRRTLQTGEDPLMFIEAIPIAETRDYIERVLANLWLYRLQLGQEVPSLDALASGAWPVYEPLDEEKTPALADAGAAAAGAR
- a CDS encoding DNA polymerase, with product MASGGLPGLERMAMTAEGAAGPDPRLVQAVETLLAWHLEQGVDAATAPSPGESFALGPVPRPRPEPPARRAHAPAPAVRPSRERPAVPPRRTGIEAGLDLGGDEAARLAAACADLDALEAAVRAFEGCALKRTAISTVFADGARDAPVMAIGEAPGAEEDQQGLPFVGASGRLLDRMIAWIGLARARNFYITNVLFWRPPGNRKPTPVETAACLPFVRRHITLKRPKIIVTLGGTAAQLLLERGEGVMRLRGRWFTYEDPELGPIPLLALFHPAYLLRQPQAKALFWRDLLALKDRMAELGIT
- the fzeA gene encoding electron transfer flavoprotein-ubiquinone oxidoreductase, which translates into the protein MTRESMDFDVVIVGAGPAGLAAAIRLKQLADEAGRELAVCVIEKGSEVGAHILSGAVVDPVGLDRLIPDWRERPDCPLKVAVSRTEHWFLGERGSFSMPHFLLPPMMSNRGCYTGSLGNLCRWLAGIAESMGVEVYAGFAAAEVLFDDEGRVTGVATGDMGLSRRGEKKPTYTPGVELKARYTLFAEGVRGSLSKMLIRRFKLREGRDPQTYAIGLKELWEIPPEKHREGLVIHTQGWPLKDVAGGGFIYHQENNQLAIGFVVALDYENPHLSPFDEFQRFKTHPRVRAMLEGGRRIAYGARAINEGGFQSIPKLVFPGGALIGCAAGFVNVPRIKGSHNAMLTGMLAAEAAFAAIAEGRAHDELAAYPAALERSPVWKELKAVRNARPALERFGTWGGTLYAGLELWLHALGLGFLVPWTFHHRGEDHAKTGRASEHEPIAYPKPDGVITFDKLSSVFLSNTNHEEDQPIHLQLKDPERPVTVNWPEFAAPEERYCPAGVYEIIGKEEGRPRLQINAQNCVHCKTCDIKDVTQNINWVVPEGGGGPNYPNM